A window from Chryseobacterium vaccae encodes these proteins:
- a CDS encoding adenylosuccinate synthase: MDIVLGLQWGDEGKGKFIDLISENYNITARFNGGANAGHSIERNGKRITLKSIPSGIFMKGLQNVVGTGVVLDPVSLKKEILNLQLFDESIHPENNLVISRKAHFVLPTHKLLDVFMEGNPDYTTIGTTKNGIAQAYSNKILRQNLRVEDMYSQDFKNRTEQILKRDYRFLAGGDMILPSIEEISSEFFDAVDFLKKFRCTDTEIYLNNALSEGKKILAEGSQAVMLDIDHGTYPYVTSSSTTAAGACSGLGVSPKKVGEIYGIAKAYCTRVGNGVFPTEIFNEEGEKIRTIGHEFGSNTGRPRRIGWLDLPALKYAVMVGGVTQLVLTKADVLSGMKSVAICTHYELENGSMESVSGRLSENIKPVLKWLKGWDADVKAIKRISELPDELKEFISFLEEELKIPVAYLSTGPGREEILKMK; the protein is encoded by the coding sequence ATGGATATTGTATTAGGATTGCAGTGGGGAGATGAAGGAAAAGGAAAGTTTATAGACCTCATCAGCGAAAACTACAACATTACAGCACGTTTTAACGGTGGAGCGAACGCAGGGCACAGCATTGAGAGAAATGGCAAAAGAATCACCCTTAAATCAATTCCTTCGGGGATTTTTATGAAGGGATTACAGAATGTTGTCGGAACGGGGGTAGTTTTAGACCCGGTAAGCCTGAAAAAAGAGATTTTGAATCTGCAGTTATTTGATGAAAGCATTCACCCGGAAAACAATCTGGTTATCTCCCGAAAGGCCCATTTCGTACTTCCGACCCATAAGCTTCTGGATGTTTTTATGGAGGGAAATCCGGATTATACTACGATAGGAACTACCAAAAACGGCATTGCACAGGCGTATTCCAACAAGATTTTAAGACAGAACTTAAGGGTGGAAGATATGTATTCCCAGGATTTTAAAAATAGAACAGAGCAAATCTTAAAAAGAGATTACAGATTTCTTGCCGGAGGAGATATGATATTGCCTTCTATTGAAGAGATCAGCAGCGAATTTTTTGATGCAGTGGATTTTCTTAAGAAATTCAGATGCACAGATACGGAAATCTATCTGAATAATGCTTTATCTGAAGGGAAAAAGATCTTGGCAGAGGGCTCCCAGGCAGTAATGTTGGACATTGATCATGGAACTTATCCTTACGTTACCTCTTCCTCAACTACGGCAGCAGGGGCATGCAGTGGATTGGGTGTTTCCCCGAAAAAAGTCGGTGAGATCTATGGTATTGCTAAAGCCTATTGTACAAGAGTAGGAAACGGAGTATTTCCAACGGAGATCTTTAATGAAGAGGGAGAAAAAATAAGAACTATAGGCCATGAGTTCGGTTCCAATACAGGACGGCCCAGAAGAATAGGCTGGCTTGACCTTCCTGCTTTGAAATATGCTGTGATGGTCGGCGGAGTTACCCAGCTGGTTCTTACAAAGGCAGATGTTTTGAGCGGAATGAAGTCAGTCGCTATTTGTACTCATTATGAACTGGAAAACGGAAGCATGGAGTCCGTTTCAGGCAGGCTTTCTGAAAATATAAAACCTGTCCTTAAATGGCTGAAAGGCTGGGATGCCGATGTTAAGGCAATAAAAAGAATTTCAGAATTACCGGATGAATTAAAAGAATTTATTTCCTTTCTGGAAGAGGAACTGAAAATCCCTGTGGCTTATCTTTCTACCGGACCGGGGAGAGAGGAGATTTTGAAAATGAAGTAA
- a CDS encoding Crp/Fnr family transcriptional regulator — MKELLNYIRKFGILNEREEQLIVEGLQETVIQKGDVFVEAGKVSRKIAFVKEGVFRSLYYNKQGDDFTRFFIYEGRFIGDFHGFADQVPSNEYIEAITDAVLLEINFDHFKMLENEISAWPVLFSKLHAFVAENKLKVASTMLNLNAKSRYIHFLEHYPGLANRVPQSMLASYLGITPSSLSRIRRNIL; from the coding sequence ATGAAAGAATTGTTGAATTATATCCGGAAATTCGGAATACTGAATGAAAGAGAAGAACAGCTGATCGTTGAAGGGCTTCAGGAAACGGTCATTCAGAAAGGTGATGTTTTCGTAGAAGCCGGAAAAGTCAGTCGTAAGATTGCTTTTGTGAAAGAGGGTGTATTCCGTTCTTTATATTATAATAAGCAAGGTGATGATTTTACCCGTTTTTTTATTTATGAAGGCCGGTTTATCGGAGATTTTCACGGATTTGCCGATCAGGTTCCGTCCAATGAATATATTGAAGCTATCACAGATGCCGTTCTGTTGGAGATCAATTTTGATCATTTTAAAATGTTGGAAAATGAAATTTCAGCATGGCCTGTTCTTTTTTCAAAGCTTCATGCCTTTGTTGCCGAAAATAAGCTTAAAGTAGCCAGTACCATGCTCAATCTGAATGCAAAATCCCGGTATATCCATTTTCTGGAACATTATCCGGGCCTTGCGAACAGGGTTCCTCAATCCATGCTGGCTTCCTATCTCGGAATTACTCCTTCTTCATTAAGCAGGATAAGAAGAAATATTCTTTAA
- the ku gene encoding non-homologous end joining protein Ku — protein MKAIWNGAIGFGLVNIPVKIYSATETSKLDLDMLDKSDFSNIKFKRVNENTGKEVKWENIVKGYLMDDQYIVLNDEDYAAANPEKTKILSIDQFVKEDEVDSVYFETPYYLEPQKNGENAYRLLLKALEETGMAGIGTFVLRESEAIGLIRPYNDDILVLNRLRFDQEIRDYADLKIPAKKTPKPAELKMAVSLIKQLSQDFDPQMYKDTYSDELMKIIKQKAKGKNIKAPKAEPAKEGKVIDLMAQLKASLQHSKSKSAS, from the coding sequence ATGAAAGCAATTTGGAATGGCGCCATTGGCTTCGGTTTAGTAAATATTCCCGTTAAAATTTACTCCGCCACCGAAACCAGCAAACTGGACCTCGATATGCTCGACAAATCTGACTTTTCTAACATCAAATTCAAAAGAGTAAATGAAAATACGGGAAAAGAAGTGAAATGGGAAAACATTGTAAAAGGTTATCTCATGGATGATCAGTACATCGTTCTGAACGATGAAGACTACGCAGCAGCAAATCCGGAAAAAACAAAGATACTTTCCATAGACCAGTTTGTAAAGGAAGATGAGGTAGACAGTGTTTATTTTGAAACCCCTTATTATCTGGAGCCACAGAAAAATGGTGAAAATGCTTACAGGCTTCTGCTGAAAGCTCTTGAAGAAACCGGAATGGCCGGGATAGGAACTTTTGTGCTTCGTGAAAGTGAGGCCATCGGACTTATCCGTCCGTATAATGATGACATCCTTGTTCTGAATCGTCTGAGGTTTGATCAGGAAATCAGAGATTACGCGGACCTGAAAATACCTGCTAAAAAAACTCCAAAGCCTGCCGAGCTGAAAATGGCCGTAAGCCTTATCAAGCAGCTTTCACAGGATTTTGATCCTCAAATGTATAAAGACACCTATTCTGATGAGCTGATGAAGATCATTAAGCAGAAAGCAAAAGGTAAAAATATAAAAGCTCCAAAAGCTGAACCTGCCAAAGAAGGCAAAGTGATTGACCTGATGGCTCAGCTAAAAGCAAGTTTACAGCATTCTAAATCTAAATCCGCATCCTGA